The nucleotide sequence ATATTTTTCGACCACTTTCTTGAATTTTATTCATAACTAACGCTCCAGTACTTAATTCCGCAGCCATAGCCTGAACGGCAAAATACATGGATTGAAAAGGATTTTGGTTTATCCAACGGTGTTTTACCGAAACGACGCAACGGTTGCCATCAATCGCTTTTACCCGAACTCCACAAAGGAAAGCCGAAGGCAATTTGAAAAATAAAAATGAGTTAAGTTTAGAGGCCGTTAGTTTCATAATCCTTTGATTTTAGGCTAAAATACAAAAAAATACTATGCATACATACTATCTTTTATTTGTTAAACAAAAGTTAATTTTTAGTACTATGCAATACAAGATACTATTTATTAGACGTATATTTGTATAAGACATTACCAAGTCATTAGCTTCTAACTAAAATAATACTGTAATGAAAAACACTTCTGAAAATAATATCGCAGCCCTTATCCATTTAAGTACACTTAGCCAATATTGTATTCCTTTTGGGAATTATATTTTCCCTATACTTCTTTGGAACGCTAAAAAAGAAGAATCAGAAACTATTGATTTTCATGGTAAACAAGTATTAAACTTTCAATTAAGTTGGCTTTTATATAGTTTGATTTTAATCATGATTGCAATTCCTATTTTCATATTTATAGTTTTAAATCAAGTGACATGGAATGCAATAGTCAACAATCATGAGATTATTCTCCAAAACTTGTCTATCGATAATAACATTTTCTTGATAACGACAGGAATAACCGCTCTCATCATCCTTGTCACATTAAAGATTACTGAATTCTTTCTGATAATATATGCCACGATTAAGGCTTCGGAAGGAGAACGGTATCACTACCCTTTGACGATTTCTTTTATTAAATAAATATAAAATCAATTAAAATGAAAAAATTACTTTTAATCACAGTACTTTTAGTTGTGGTAACAACTAAAATAATGGCACAGGAGGTTATTGAAATCAAACCTAATGAGAATACTCAATTTAATATTGTGGCCAAAGAAAGAATGGACATCAATCTTAAATTTAAAGTAGAACCAAAAGATGAATATAATGTCCTTGTATTGGACAATCGAAACAAAACAGTTCTCTCTAAAAAACATTTGAAAGAAGGAGAGAATAAAATTTCATTTACTATGGACGAAGGGGAACAATATCTAGTAAAGTTTAATAGTATTACACCAATAAAACTAGTTGTTTCAACCTTTGACGAAAATTAAATAAAAAAAACATGAATATTGAAAACACAAAAGCTCAAATGCGTAAAGGTGTTCTCGAATTTTGCATCCTATCAGTACTGAAAGAAAAAGATGCTTATACATCCGAAATATTAGACACTTTGAAAAACGCAAAACTACTGGTCGTAGAGGGTACCATTTACCCTCTATTGACAAGGCTAAAAAATGACGGATTACTCCACTATCGTTGGGAGGAATCTACTTCTGGACCTCCTCGAAAATACTATGGATTGACCGAAGAAGGTCAACATTTTTTGAACGAATTGAACGGCACTTGGACCGAACTATCGGATGCAGTAACCCTTATTACCAATAAAAAACTATAGTCATGAACAAAACTGTAAACATAAATTTAGGCGGAATGATTTTCTATATGGATGAAGATGCCTATTTGAAATTAACACGCTATTTTGATGCTATAAAACGTTCATTGAATAATAGCGAAGGGCAGGATGAAATCATCAAAGATATTGAAATGCGAATTGCCGAATTATTTCAAGAACGTCAAACTGCACATAAACAGATTGTAGGCCTAACTGATATTGATGCTATTATTGCCATAATGGGACAACCCGAGGACTATATTATTGAGGATGAAAGTACGGCCAACACTACACATTCACACACAAATCAAATTCATAATAAAAAATTATACCGAGACAAAGACAACGGCATGCTTGGCGGTGTGGCTGCTGGACTAGGACATTACTTTGGTATTGAAGCTTTATGGATTAGAATTGTTTTAATCTTATTGGTTTTTGGTGGTTTTGGTGTTGGGATTATTGCCTACATTATACTTTGGGTAATTGCACCTAAGGCTGTTACAACTACTGAAAAACTAGAAATGACTGGTGAACCTGTAAATATTTCAAACATTGAAAAGAAGGTTCGAGAGGAATTTGATAATGTTTCAAACAAAATCAAAAATGCAGATTACGATAAATATGGTAACAAAATTAAAGATAGTACTGGTAAATTAACTAATAGTTTGAATCAACTCATCATATCCTTATTCAAAATATTTGCACAGTTTCTAGGCATACTATTCATTATTATCGGACTAGCAACTTTACTAGCACTATTCATTGGTGTATTCACCTTAGGAACAAATACTTTTATTGAGTTTCCATGGCAGAGCTTAATTGAAGCCGGAAATTTTACTGATTATCCTATTTGGACTTTTGGAATCTTAATGTTTTTAGCAATAGGGATTCCGTTCTTTTTCTTAACATTATTAGGTTTTAAACTATTAGCACCACAAAGTAAATCAATAGGAAACATTTTCAAATATACTTTAATTGCGACTTGGATTCTAGCTTTGGCATTCTTAATCACTATAGGAGTAAAACAAGTTTCGGCTTTCGCCAATGATGGTAGTAGCATTCAAAAACATTCTTTACTATTTCATCCTACCGATACACTTTCTATAAAATTTAAACATAATCCCTTCTATTCTAACAACATCACTGATTATTCAAGTTTTAAAATAATGCAAGACAGTACAAATGCTGACATCTTATACTCAAACAACGTCAATTTTAAAATCAAAAGCACTGAAAATAATAAAGGATATATTCAAATAAAAAAAGGGGCGAAAGGAAAAACCATTGCAGAGGCTAGAATGAAAGCTAAGGAAATTCAATACCATTTTAAAACTCAGGGGAATCAATTAATTTTTGATAATTATTTGGTAACCGATTTAGAAAACAAATTCCGAAATCAAGAGGTAGAAATCACAATTTATTTACCCGAAGGTACTGTCTTCAAAGTTGAGTCTAGCGCTCGAAATTACGATCACTCTGATAACGATTATTTTAATCTTCATTATAGCTCCGAAGATTATTTATACAAAGTCACTCCCTCAAAAATAAAATGTTTGAATTGTCCTGAAGAAGAAAATGAATATGATGACATCGAAAATACTACAATAACCATTGATAAAGATGGTGTTTTAATAGAAAAAGACAGCTCGGTCCTTTCAAAAAAAGAAAGAAGACTTTTAAAGATTGACAAAAAAGGAATTATTATTAGAACTCAGTAATCAAAAGCAGTACCCATCTGGCTTAAAACCCCACAGATTTACTATTATTATTAAAATCATCCATCGAAAGTGGATGATTTTTTTATATTTGTATAAACACTCAAATGATTCTCAAATGAAAAAATACACCGCAATACTTCTACTAATTTTATGCTCATCAGTAACATTAGCACAGAAAAAAGAAAAAATAAAAGGTTCAAAAACAGTAACCACTAAATTTATGGAAATCAGCAACTTCAAATCAATCGAGGTAGGTGACAATATCGAGCTTTACCTTGAAAGAGGAGAAACTCCAAGAATGAAAATTGAAGCCGATGATAATTTGCATGATATAATTATAAATACTGTTAAAGACAGTACTTTATATTTGAACACGTCTAAAGAAGCTTATCGTTTTAAAAAATTGATCATTCATGTAACTTATACCACAAGTTTGACCTCGATACTAGCCAAAAACGAATCGACTGTAAATGCCATTCAAGAACTTCAATTGAATACTATTAATATCAAATCCTACA is from Flavobacterium sp. NG2 and encodes:
- a CDS encoding DUF4442 domain-containing protein, translating into MKLTASKLNSFLFFKLPSAFLCGVRVKAIDGNRCVVSVKHRWINQNPFQSMYFAVQAMAAELSTGALVMNKIQESGRKISMLVAHNKSSFTKKATGRITFSCDDGHKIEEAIKQTLTDGEGQTFCMKSIGTDEKGDQVSEMDFEWSVRLKK
- a CDS encoding DUF4870 domain-containing protein, translated to MKNTSENNIAALIHLSTLSQYCIPFGNYIFPILLWNAKKEESETIDFHGKQVLNFQLSWLLYSLILIMIAIPIFIFIVLNQVTWNAIVNNHEIILQNLSIDNNIFLITTGITALIILVTLKITEFFLIIYATIKASEGERYHYPLTISFIK
- a CDS encoding PadR family transcriptional regulator; protein product: MNIENTKAQMRKGVLEFCILSVLKEKDAYTSEILDTLKNAKLLVVEGTIYPLLTRLKNDGLLHYRWEESTSGPPRKYYGLTEEGQHFLNELNGTWTELSDAVTLITNKKL
- a CDS encoding PspC domain-containing protein, which encodes MNKTVNINLGGMIFYMDEDAYLKLTRYFDAIKRSLNNSEGQDEIIKDIEMRIAELFQERQTAHKQIVGLTDIDAIIAIMGQPEDYIIEDESTANTTHSHTNQIHNKKLYRDKDNGMLGGVAAGLGHYFGIEALWIRIVLILLVFGGFGVGIIAYIILWVIAPKAVTTTEKLEMTGEPVNISNIEKKVREEFDNVSNKIKNADYDKYGNKIKDSTGKLTNSLNQLIISLFKIFAQFLGILFIIIGLATLLALFIGVFTLGTNTFIEFPWQSLIEAGNFTDYPIWTFGILMFLAIGIPFFFLTLLGFKLLAPQSKSIGNIFKYTLIATWILALAFLITIGVKQVSAFANDGSSIQKHSLLFHPTDTLSIKFKHNPFYSNNITDYSSFKIMQDSTNADILYSNNVNFKIKSTENNKGYIQIKKGAKGKTIAEARMKAKEIQYHFKTQGNQLIFDNYLVTDLENKFRNQEVEITIYLPEGTVFKVESSARNYDHSDNDYFNLHYSSEDYLYKVTPSKIKCLNCPEEENEYDDIENTTITIDKDGVLIEKDSSVLSKKERRLLKIDKKGIIIRTQ